In the genome of Bombus affinis isolate iyBomAffi1 chromosome 7, iyBomAffi1.2, whole genome shotgun sequence, one region contains:
- the LOC126918536 gene encoding dynein regulatory complex protein 8-like isoform X2 — protein sequence MAQLPVSEPTLLEKRLCEIFDIFDTAKTGEIDVRDLGTIIRALGCIITEAELQEIQVEVEDVVNNCVPLNKFLEYMSKAINERKFKPAEPEDLLKAFQLLDPENRGYIMREDLEKAMMEIGEPFSKEEISNMMAIACDPQTRKINYEHYINLLLVKIPDEINVYSIMDALDAAKLEVMPKKPRLDSLLLTYQTLV from the exons atggcgcaat TGCCAGTTTCAGAACCAACATTGCTGGAGAAAAGACTGTGcgaaatatttgatatatttgatACTGCAAAGACTGGTGAAATAGACGTTAGAGATTTGGGAACCATTATTAGGGCATTAGGATGTATTATCACCGAAGCAGAATTACAAGAAATACAAGTTGAAGTGGAAGATGTAGTAAACAATTGTGTGCCATTAAATAAGTTTCTAGAATATATGTCTAAAGCTATTAATGAACGCAA ATTTAAACCAGCAGAACCAGAAGATTTATTAAAAGCTTTCCAATTATTAGATCCCGAAAATCGAGGGTATATTATGCGAGAAGATCTAGAAAAAGCAATGATGGAAATTGGAGAACCATTTTCAAAGGAAGAAATAAGTAACATGATGGCTATTGCATGTGATCCACAaacaagaaaaattaattatgaaCATTATATTAACTTACTGCTC GTAAAAATACCTGATGAGATCAATGTATATTCCATTATGGATGCATTGGATGCTGCTAAATTAGAAGTCATGCCTAAAAAACCTAGATTGGACAGTCTTTTATTAACTTACCAGACACTTGTTTAA
- the LOC126918536 gene encoding dynein regulatory complex protein 8-like isoform X3: MLYIFHIFSYLIHIFYTVPVSEPTLLEKRLCEIFDIFDTAKTGEIDVRDLGTIIRALGCIITEAELQEIQVEVEDVVNNCVPLNKFLEYMSKAINERKFKPAEPEDLLKAFQLLDPENRGYIMREDLEKAMMEIGEPFSKEEISNMMAIACDPQTRKINYEHYINLLLVEKY, encoded by the exons ATGTTAtacatttttcatatattttcatatctaatacatattttttatacagTGCCAGTTTCAGAACCAACATTGCTGGAGAAAAGACTGTGcgaaatatttgatatatttgatACTGCAAAGACTGGTGAAATAGACGTTAGAGATTTGGGAACCATTATTAGGGCATTAGGATGTATTATCACCGAAGCAGAATTACAAGAAATACAAGTTGAAGTGGAAGATGTAGTAAACAATTGTGTGCCATTAAATAAGTTTCTAGAATATATGTCTAAAGCTATTAATGAACGCAA ATTTAAACCAGCAGAACCAGAAGATTTATTAAAAGCTTTCCAATTATTAGATCCCGAAAATCGAGGGTATATTATGCGAGAAGATCTAGAAAAAGCAATGATGGAAATTGGAGAACCATTTTCAAAGGAAGAAATAAGTAACATGATGGCTATTGCATGTGATCCACAaacaagaaaaattaattatgaaCATTATATTAACTTACTGCTC
- the LOC126918536 gene encoding dynein regulatory complex protein 8-like isoform X1 gives MLYIFHIFSYLIHIFYTVPVSEPTLLEKRLCEIFDIFDTAKTGEIDVRDLGTIIRALGCIITEAELQEIQVEVEDVVNNCVPLNKFLEYMSKAINERKFKPAEPEDLLKAFQLLDPENRGYIMREDLEKAMMEIGEPFSKEEISNMMAIACDPQTRKINYEHYINLLLVKIPDEINVYSIMDALDAAKLEVMPKKPRLDSLLLTYQTLV, from the exons ATGTTAtacatttttcatatattttcatatctaatacatattttttatacagTGCCAGTTTCAGAACCAACATTGCTGGAGAAAAGACTGTGcgaaatatttgatatatttgatACTGCAAAGACTGGTGAAATAGACGTTAGAGATTTGGGAACCATTATTAGGGCATTAGGATGTATTATCACCGAAGCAGAATTACAAGAAATACAAGTTGAAGTGGAAGATGTAGTAAACAATTGTGTGCCATTAAATAAGTTTCTAGAATATATGTCTAAAGCTATTAATGAACGCAA ATTTAAACCAGCAGAACCAGAAGATTTATTAAAAGCTTTCCAATTATTAGATCCCGAAAATCGAGGGTATATTATGCGAGAAGATCTAGAAAAAGCAATGATGGAAATTGGAGAACCATTTTCAAAGGAAGAAATAAGTAACATGATGGCTATTGCATGTGATCCACAaacaagaaaaattaattatgaaCATTATATTAACTTACTGCTC GTAAAAATACCTGATGAGATCAATGTATATTCCATTATGGATGCATTGGATGCTGCTAAATTAGAAGTCATGCCTAAAAAACCTAGATTGGACAGTCTTTTATTAACTTACCAGACACTTGTTTAA